Sequence from the Bacteroidota bacterium genome:
GGCAGCCGATTGAGGAGCGATTAAATAGTGTTGAACTCTTTCTGAAAAATTCTGAACTCGCAGAAGCAGTTTCAAAACAAATTCATCTCATCGGTGACTTGGAAAGATTGATTTCAAAAGTTGCCACCGGAAGAATTTCTCCGAGGGAAGTCGTGCAATTGAAACGCGCTCTTTTTGCTACGGATGAGATAAAGAAAATTATTCAGCAGAATAAAGTTTTACAATCAATCGCTGAACAATTAAATCCTTGCCACACTATCAGCGAAAGAATTGAACGTTCACTTGTTCCCGATCCTCCGCATGCAGTTGGAAAAGGAAAAGTGATTGCCGATGGAATTTCTGCTGAACTGTATGAACTGCGGAAAATAATGTCGTCCGGAAAAAATTATTTATTGGAAATTCAGCAGCGGGAAAGCGAACGAACGAAAATCGGTTCATTAAAAGTTGCATTCAATAATGTATTCGGATATTATCTGGAAGTTACTAATGCGAATAAGAATAAAGTTCCTTCCGATTGGATTCGCAAACAAACACTGAGCAACTGCGAACGTTATATCACCGAGGAATTAAAACAATACGAAGAAAAAATTCTTGGCGCGGAAGAAAAAATCCTTGCTTTAGAAACACAATTGTTTAACGACCTTGTTCTTTCTCTTGTTGATTTTATTCCGCCCATTCAACTGAATGCTTCGCTCATCGCGAGATTGGATTGTCTTCTTTCCTTCGCAAAACTCGCGCAGAAAAATAATTACACGCGCCCGCATAGCAACGATTCAAAAATCATTGATATAAAAGCGGGAAGACATCCGGTGATTGAAACGCAATTGCCGGTGGGTGAAGAATACATTGCCAACGATATTTATCTCGATAACGAACATCAGCAAATAATTATTATCACCGGTCCGAATATGTCCGGCAAATCTGCTTTGCTTCGGCAAACCGCGCTTATCGTAATTCTTGCGCAGATGGGAAGTTTTGTTCCGGCACAACATGCTGACATCGGAATCGTGGATAAAATTTTTACGCGCGTGGGCGCTTCGGATAATCTTTCGCTCGGTGAATCCACCTTCATGGTGGAGATGAATGAAACGGCAAGCATTCTGAATAATCTTTCCGAACGCAGTTTGATTCTGCTTGATGAAATCGGAAGAGGCACGAGCACGTATGATGGAATTTCAATTGCATGGGCGATTGCAGAATTTTTACATCATCATCCAACCCATCCCAAAGTTTTATTCGCCACGCATTACCACGAGTTGAACGAAATGGAAAAGACAATGCCGCGCATAAAAAACTTTCATGTGGCGGTGAAAGAAGTTGGAAACAAAGTTTTATTTCTCCGAAAATTAATTCCCGGAGGAACCGAGCATAGTTTTGGAATTCACGTAGCGAAAATGGCGGGCGTGCCGAAGCGAGTAGTGGAGAGAGCAAATGAGATTTTAGAAAAGTTAGAAGTCAGAAGTGAGAAGTCAGAAGTGAAAACTACAAACGACAAACAACAAACCACAAACGATTTTCAACTTTCTTTTTTTCAACTGAACGACCCGGTGCTGGAACAAATCAAAGATGAAATTCTGAAAACCGATATTAATACGCTAACTCCGGTGGAAGCACTGATGAAACTGAATGAAATAAAAAAATTAATAGGAGGAAAATGAAATCTTCGAAAAGCGAAATTGTACGAACCTGCGAAAAGAAAACAATAATATTTTTTTTGTTTCTGTTCACTTCAATTTTTTTAAATGTAAGTTGTCAAACTAACTCTGATAAAAACATGAGCAACGAAGAAAAAAAACCGGCTGACCCGCAGCATGCAAATAATCCATACTACTCGCATTCCGATACAACTCCCTTAAATGTTTCAAATGCCGAATGGAAAAAAATTCTTTCGCCCGATGTGTATGCGGTGGCGCGCGAAGCAAATACCGAACGCGCCTTCACAGGAAAATACTGGAACTACGAAGGCATCGGCACTTACTATTGCGCAGTATGCGGCAACCCGCTCTTCCGTTCCGATTCAAAGTTTGCGAGCGGATGCGGCTGGCCCAGTTTTTTTGAATCCATCCGCAAGAACAGCACGGTGTATAAAAAAGATTCTTCCTTCGGAATGGAACGCACGGAAGTTTTATGCGGAAGATGCAACTCGCATCTCGGGCATATTTTTGATGATGGTCCTCCGCCAACCCATAACAGGTATTGCATGAACTCCATTGTGCTGGACTTTCTGCCCGATAAAAAATAATTCTTCTAAATAAAATAGTGCGGAAGAAACCTGCTGGTATTATTGGTGACAAGCGATGATGCTTCCCTGATGCCGATTCCTGCGGGCTTTCCTCCGATTACCCACGAGCCAATCACCGGAAAGTTACCGTCATGTTCGGGAAGTTTGCAGAGTTGCTGGTAAATAAATCCTTCTTCTCCGTAATCGCCAGCCGTTTCTTCGAGAAGATTTCCGTTCTCCACAATCTTTATGTTCGCTCCTTCGCGCGAGAGCAGGGGTTTGATGACAAAGTTTTTCATGGAGTGCGGCTCATCGAAATAACATTCGAGAAGATTGGGATGACGGGGAAATAATTTCCAGAGAAGCGCAAGAATGGCTTTGTTGCTCAGCAGCATTTTCCACATCGGCTCAAGCCAAACGGTGTCGCTTTCGTGCAAGTGAATTCCAAAGTCCTCGTTCACCAGCCATTCCCACGGATAAAGTTTGAAAAGGTTGTAAATCCTATTCTCGAATGTATCGGTAAAATAATTTCCGTTCCAGCCGATTTCAGGCAGGGAAATAAATTCCGTTTCTATTCCCGCTTCGCTGGCGCAATCTTGCAGGTAACTGGCGGTAACATAATCTTCGGGAAATTCATCGAGGCAGGAAAAGTAGAGCGGCTGCGCATGAAATTTTTTCTTCAGCCGCTTCCATTGCGCAATCAGTTTTTCGTGAATGCTGTTGAACTGGTCTTTTTGCGGATGCAATTCCTTTTGCCACTGCCATTGCACAATGCTTGCTTCAAAGAGAGAAGTAGGCGTGTCGGCATTGAACTCTAAAAGTTTTGGCGGCTCGCGCAGGTTTCCGTTCCACCATAAATCAAACCGCCCGTAGATGGAAGGAAAATTTTCTTCCCAGCTTTTTTTCACCAGGTAAATATATTCTTCGGGAATGTGGAAGTGTTCAAATAAGTTTTCATCAAGAATCTTCCGTACCGCTTTCAGGCAAAGAGAATAAATTTCTTTTGAGGATGCTTCCAGAAAAATTATTTGCTCCGCAGTAAATTTATAGCAAGCCGATTCATCCCAGTAAGGAATTCCGTTCAGCGTATGAAAACTGAAGCCGAGTTCTTCCACTTGCTGCTGCCAGTGTGGACGCGGAATCAGTTTTTCACGAATCATGAGGCGGAAGAAAAAGAATGCCCTCTTCCGGTGGAGCCGAAGCCACCGCGCGCGGAAAACGGCTTGCTGTGCGGAGTGTCCATGCGCTTGCGGTGCAAAGCGAATTCCCTGCGGTGGCCGTAATACATGTTGTTCCAATGATGACCATAATACGGACCATCGTAATAATACGGTGAGTGCCAGCAATGCCACCACCAGCCGTGATAGCAGCCAAAAGGAGAGCAGCAGGAATAGTACGGAGAATAATTCCAGTGGTAAAAAATGTGGTACTGCGCGCGGTAAGGAGGCGAGTAGGGATAGGCGCTGTCCTGCGCAAGAGAATCATTTTCGTTGCGGAGATGATAGGTTCTGCCGGTGTTATACAAATCGTCATCATACTCATAATAGCCAATGCTGTTTGTGCTTGTGCAGCCGCTGAGCAGAAGAAGAGGGAAGAGAAGAACGAATGAAGTGTAAATTTTTTTCATTCCAAGTTGTGTTTGACAAATACATCTGTATGCAGCAAACACTATGCCATAAAAGAAAGCAGAAGATAGAAGGTTGGAATAATAATGGAATGTTGGGGGAAACCCATTCTTCCATTCTTCTTGGTTTTCGCCTCTTTTTTTAAAACGCTCCTTCCGCGTATGCTTTTTCTCCGTGAAGCGATTCATCCAGCCCGGCATCTTCATGGGATTCCGATACTCTCACTTTTGTAAGAAGATTGATTGCGCCCAGCATTAAGTAGGTGAGCACAAAGGCATACACGGCACAGCCGAATACCGCAATCAACTGGTGAGTGAAGAATTCTGTTCCGCCATGCAGCAAACCGTCTGCTCCGGTAGCATTTATAAACTTTGAGCCGAACACTCCCAGTAAAATAATTCCTGTCATGCCGCCCATTCCATGAACGCCCCAAACATCGAGCGCATCGTCCCAGTTCATTTTATTTTTCAGCATCACTGCCATATAGCAAACTAAACTTGCTGCAACTCCGATGGCGCAGGCGGCAGTGAGCGAAACATATCCTGCGGCAGGAGTGATGGTTGCCAATCCTGCAACGGCACCTGTCATGAAGCCGACCATCTTTGGTTTTTTCACCATGAACCATTCAATCATCATCCACGTTACTGCCGCAAATGCTGCTGCAAAGTGAGTGTTCATGAATGCTTGTCCTGTAATTGCATTTACATCGAGCGCGCTTCCTGCATTGAATCCGTACCAGCCAAACCAAAGTAACCCTGTTCCGATTGCAATGAGGGGAATATTATGATTAGCGGAATGTTTATCTCTGCGGTGCTTGATGTAAAACACCGAAGCAAGCGCGGCAAAACCGGCACTCACATGCACCACAATTCCTCCTGCGAAATCAAGTACGCCCCATTTTGCGAGCAGCCCTCCGCCCCAAATCATGTGCGCGAAGGGATAATACACGAGCAGTTGCCATAGAATCAGAAACACGAGGTAACTTCTGAATGTTTTTCTGTTTGCGAATGCGCCTGTGATAAGCGCGGGCGTGATGATGGCAAACATTAATTGATACGCGATGAAAACAAACTCGGGCATTTTCGGATTCCCCGGAAAAGGAGAATTCAAATTCACGTTATGCATAAACGCTTTGTCGAGGTTTCCGATGATTCCTCCGAGCGCATCTCCGCTGAAGCAGAGCGAATAGCCGCAGATGAACCACATCACTGTGGTGATTCCGAGCGAAACAAAACTCTGGTACATGATGCCCACTACATTTTTTTTGCCGGCAAGCCCTCCGTAAAAGAAAGCGAGACCGGGTGTCATGAGCATGACGAGCGCTGCGGCTACGAGCATGAAAGCGGTGGTTCCTGTGTCAAACATGTGATTTAGATTTTAGTTATTGGTTAATGAGTTATTAAGTTAATCAGTTAGTGCGGGTTTTTTTTCGTTTTGTTTTGCTTTTTTAAGATAAGAAATGTATCCGTTTAGTATTTTATTGCAAAGAAGAATTTTTGTTTTAAAACTACTTAACATGGTTTCATCCATGTAGTTTTCATCGCGTGCACAAATTAAATGATCCAGCACCTCCATTAAAGAACCTCGTGATTGGCGGCAGAATTGAATATTTTCCTGATAGTGGAATCTTCCGAACCCTTCAGCAATGTTTGCTGTAACTGACCTTGATGCTCTTTTTAATTGGGAGCATAAACTATATTTTTCTTCAGCAGGCAATGATTTTGTGAATTGAGAAATATCCTTTCTTAAATCTCTTGCTGTTTTCCAAACTTCTAATTCTTCAAATGTCTGCATTGCCTATTAGCTTATTTTTTGAATAACTTATTAACTTAAACTAAAACGAAACTCCAACGTTGAGCATTACTTCTGTGCGGCTGTCTTCTCCTTCTCCTTTCCAATGAAAAATCTCCTGCGCTGCATCGGTTTCAATTTGTCGTCCTTCCAGGCGAATATAGGAATTATCTGTGGGTTTGTATTCCACGCCTGCCGTTATTCCCCAAAGTTTATAGCCTGTGAGATTGCCGTTTATATCTTTGAATGCGCCAGACACTATTCCATTCGGGTCATTAAATATTTCCTGCCGCGTGTAAATGCGAAATTTATTTGCAGGCAGATAACTTAAAACGCTTACCGCGCTCCACATGGTTGCCGGTTTTGTGTTATCGGCAAGATAAGAATGTTGTTGCCAGCAAACATCTCCGCCAACCGTGTATTTAAATTTCTTGCCTTTAAAATTCAGAAACACATTATGCGCTTGCCGAAAATAGGATAATGAGACGCTATCGGGCGAATCATCTCCGTAATATCCGCTATAACCAATATTAAATTTATCGCTGAAAACATACGTGATGAGAAGCCCTGCAGATTTTTGTTTGTTGTTGTCTTCATAAATTCCATAGCCGTTCAGCGCATAAAGAAAGATGGAAAGTTTTTCATCCGGATTATAGTTCAAACGAAAGCCCGCTTCGTAATACGGTTCGAAATAAGTTCCCACGGTAACCGAACTCGTGTAATTCTCTCTGGGGAAAAGCGCTTCGGTGCCGAAGTGCGTACGGAAAAATCCTCCATCAAGCCAGAGTTTTTTGTGCAAACGGATTCCTGCATTCGCTTCCTGGATGAAATTATATTTTGCCGACCAGGCGCTGAGCGGAATATCTCCGAAATGAACGGTGGCGACACCGCGCACTTTCTCTGCAGAATATTTTGCGGTGAGCATGGCAACATTCAATCCGAAATGATTGCTGCGCGGAGAAACGGATGGGAACTTTTGAAAATTTCCTGTCCCCACGGAATCAGTATAGAACGCATAATACGCATCCACATATCCGCTGATTTCTATTTTAGAAGAATCTTTTTGCTGTGAAAAGATTTTTGCTTCTGCTAAAAGCGCCAGCAGGAGCAGGACGAATACATTTTTTTTACCGGGCATTAACAGGTATTTGTTAAGCAAACATAGAGAGATTATTTATTTTGGCAAAAAAAGATAGCCACACGGGCGTGTGAATAAAATTATAAAAACCTTTCCCGCACCTCTTTCATTGGAATCATGCACTCGTTTTTTTTCCCCCACCACTTGTAGCGGTTGCGGGCGATTATATCATACGCAAAATCGCGGATGAATTTTGGAACGATAATTAAAAGATAAACACTGAAATAAATTCCGCCCACATGTTTCATCACTCTCAGCAGGGAGGATTTAGTATAAACCTTTCCGTTATCAATGAGCGCGGCAGAGTCGGTTTCAGCAGGAATATTGTGTTGCTGCATTATTTTTTTCCCCGCTTCTGATTGCAGCGCGGCAAAGCGGAACTTCTTTTTCTTGTCATGCCTGATGACGAAATTCACCCACGCGTTGCAGTAATTGCAAACGCCATCGAAAAGAAGAACGGGGGAGTTCATCGTATAAAGATAAGATTAGAATAAAGAGTACGGTTTAACTAAAACTACTTCCCGAAACTTGGCGTAGGTCCCGACAGTACAGAATGAGAGAACGGACCGGGAGAAATAAAGCGGAGAGAAAGCTCCAAGCCGCCTTTGCCGGAACTTGCCGCAGTGAGCGGAGATGTATTAACATCATAACTGATGCCGATGGCATACTGCGCAACCTCTATCAGGGATGAGATAATAACGGCATCCTGCATCCTGTAATATCCCCCGAATGAAACGGCAGAACCTTTGACAAACCCTGTGTATTTTGAATCTTCCTTTAACCTGAACCTCGCCATGGAGCCGAGGATGAATTCCTGCTGTGCGCCCTGCTTCGCAAACATATAAGAAGGAACGATGGACGTGTTCGAATTTTTAATTCCGTACGACATGCCCCCGTGAAATACGATGCGCGGACTGAGGCGAATGTCATTGCCATAGAAAGATATGTTCGGAGCCGATACATGGAATGCCGATATGCCCATGTTTGCTTTCACTTCATCATTCGCAGTGGAATACATTTCTCCTTTTCCGTATGTCCACAAAAGACCAGCGGCAAAATCTCCATAGGAAATATTAGTGGAAGAAAAATTTTCGCCCGAGGGAAGCGAAGGGTCGAATGCAGTTCCAATGAACTGGTTGTCCCAGTGAAGCCCTTCGGTGCTGACGTGGCGCTGTGCAAAGCCCGCCTCCAATCCTGCAGAAAAGAAATTCTTTTGATTTAATTTAATGACGCTGGAAAGAGAAAGGTTCAACTGGTTGGTTCCCATTTTTGAATCTCCCGCCTTGTCGTTGAAATCGGAGATGCCTGCTCCTATGTATCCTTTTTTCCATTTTCGTTTCATGAATGCCATTTCATAGGAGAAAGCAGCGGTGCGGAAGGGAGTGGTAACGCTTTTCCACTGGTCTTTGTAATTCAGCGTGCCGCGCATATCACATCCCACAGACGCAAGGGCGGGATTCAGCGTGAGAGGGGAGAGGTTGAACTGTGAGAAATGAACATCCTGAGCAAAAGCGCAGGTGAGCAGGTGAGAGAATGAGAAAGTGAGCAACCAGAGACGTGCGTCTGCACACTTTCTCACTTTCCAGTTTTCCTGTTTTCGTATTGTTCGCACCATTTCGTTTTGCGAAGATATCTTCATGTGTGTATTCTGTTACCTAAATAAAGTAATATTTCCTTTCATGTTATATTCTTTGTCTCCCGAAGAGCAAACCGCTTTCAGATAATAGACAAAAACTCCCGGGTCAAGTGTTCTGCCTTTATATTTTCCATCCCATCCATTTGCCGGTTTATCCGTTTCAAAGACCTTTTCTCCCCAGCGGTCGTAAACGGCAAAGAACAAACTCTGGAGGTCGGCTGCATGAACATAAAGCACATCGTTCATTCCGTCATCATTCGGAGAGAACGCATCTGCAACGGAAGGTTCAAAGCAGCTTACAGAAGGCGGTTCAACAAACACTGTTACCAGCGCCACAGAAGTGCAGCCGTTAGCATCAGTAACTGTGACAAAATAAGTTGTGGTAAGATTTGGTGCAGCAATAGGATCAGGACAGTTTATGCAGCTTAGCCCCGTTGAAGGATTCCATGAATACGTTCCGCCTCCCGAAGCGTTGAGAGTGGTGTTGGAGCCAATCGTAATTGTTATATCTGTTCCGGCATTTGCAGTTGGACCGGGTGCAACCGTAATCGAATGAATAATGGTATCAGAGGATAGGGTGTTCGATGCAATTAATGTGACCGTATAATTTCCCGCAGAAGAGTAACAAATGTTCAACGGATTCTGCGCAGTTGAAGCGGCTGGGCTTGCTCCCGGGAAAGACCATTGCCAGTTAGTAGGCGTGCCGGAAGAATTATCTGTGAAACTGATGCATTGGTTTTTGCAAAGCAGCGTATCGCTCGCCTGGAATGCCGCAATTATTTTCGCTGTAACATAAACGGTAACTGAATCGGTGTTAGTGCAGCCATTGCTATCAGTCACAGTCACGGAATAAGTTGTAGTGATGGTTGGATTGGCAACCGGGTTGGGGCAGGTGGTGCAGCTTAATCCTGCCGAAGGGCTCCATGCATACGTTCCTCCGCCCGTGGCGTTCAATGTAGTGTTAGAGCCAATTGTAATTGTTACGTTTGTTCCGGCATTTGCTGTTGGTCCGGACAGAACGGTGATTGTATGCGTGACGGTATCTGTAGTCGTCCCGTCAGAAACAATAAGCGTGGCAGTATATGTTCCTGCGCTGGAATAACAAATGTTAGTTGGATCCTGCGCTGTTGAGGAAGTTGTATTTGCTCCCGGAAAAGACCATTGCCAACTGGTGGGCGGACCTCCTGTGGATTGGTCGGTGAAACTGATGCAATCGTTTTTGCAAAGCACCGTATCGCTGATGGAAAAAATTCCAACTAATGCTGCGCACGCGGGAATAGAAGGAAAGCCCGGGTAAAAATAACTGGCAATAAAATTCGGCAAACCCAGCATGCAGTAATAGCCGTTAGCGTTCGGGTCAACATTGAACCCCTGCACCACATAATTGCATCCCGCTCCCAATGTATTTGGAGAATTGATTACACCAATCCACGGAGTCACTTCCGTGGCACAATAAATTTTTCCATCCGAAGCAAGTTGAAGAGCATAAATATAATTCGGGTCGAACGAAGTTCCCAAAACAGTTTGAGAAGCCGCAACATTACTCGCAGTTAAATCAAACTGCGAAACCCATCCGGCATTTCCTATCTCATAATAACTGACATATAATTTTGAATTGTCGGGTGAGAACTCCACGCCATACACATGATTAATCCCGAATGACAAACTCACAGGGTTGGAAACAACTCCCGTCTTGTTATCGAAATCAAAAACATCTACCGTGTCTTTGTAGCCAATCGCGCATGCAACACGGCTTCCGTCATTGCTGAATTTCATGTACCCGATGGAATTGTTTGTGCTGCTTCCGTTGTGCAATGTGCCCACGCTGCTTATTACAGGAAGGTTAATTCCTGAACTTGTAACAAGGTAAGCGTAAAACTTATTATTATTCCATTCGTGCACCATCACCCAGATGTCGGTGCCGTTGCAATGATAAACTGCCGCCTGTTTTTCAGTTACATTATTTTGAATCAAAGTATTTTTTGTCGTGACATCTCCTTTGCCTGCGTTCTGTGTCATATCAACGATTGAATATTCAAATCCTTTTGGACCGACAACATAATCCACAGTAAAAATATAATAGAGCGTAGCGCTTCCCGGCACAGGTACTACCAATGCGGACTCAGTGGAAGAAATATCACCGTCAAGATTATTTCCATTGGGCATCTGCGTATTTGTTTTATCCCAAACGCTCACTCCATCCGTATAGAAAAGTAAATTGCCGCTCGCATCAGAAGCAGAAGAACATCCTTCATTTGTATTCAGCGCGCTTCCGGTTAAAGCCACTGGTGCACCGCTGTTAAAATCAATTCCCGCCAGCGTGCCGAAATGCCATTGGTTAGTTTGTTTTTGTGAAAAGCAATGAGCAGAAATAAGAGCGATGAAAAATAAAAATAAATTTCTGCTGTGAATCATATAAATTAGGAAGAGGTAAAACTACTCAAATAAAAATTCAGAGTTTGATAAATTTAATTTGCTTTTTAAAAGAAGAAGAATTCAGGTTGAACAAATACACTCCCTGCGGAAGAGCGCCTACATCAAAAACCCAATATCCTTCTCCTTTAATAATATGAACTGCCCGGGCTACCACACGCTGCGCGAATAAATTGAATATTTCCACCTGCATATCTTTTTCCTCATCGCTGTAAAAATTCAGGAACAACTCATTTTCTGCAGGGTTGGGCGAAATAAAAATATCAGGCGGATGCAAATTATCGGAAATGGAAATAACAGATGAATACGTGAAGTCGCCATTGAAATCGGTTTGTTTCAACCGGTAATAAGTAATTGACGGATACGGCTTGGCATCAGTTGCCGAGTAATGTAAAAAGGCGCTGCTGTTGCCTGCTCCTTTTATTCTGGTAAGTTCTGTAAATGAAATTCCATCGGCAGAGCGTTCGAGTGTGAAGAAGTCATTGCCGATTTCCGATGCGGTTATCCAGTCAAGAATATTTCCTGTTTCTGATTTTTTTCCGGTGAAGGAAAGCATTTCGATCGGAAGTGCTGAAATCGTCTGTGTGCCACCTACGAGATTTGTTCCATACGTATTTGTTCCGGTAATGGTTGTATTGGCTTGAGTGATTTGGTTACAGATGATAGTATGACCGTTAACAGCTCCTGCAGCAATATCTACAGTTATATAAAAGGCATGGGATGAACCCGTAGCTATACTAATACCCAATGCGCTGAAGGTATGAGAACCGGGTCCCAGAGTTGTAGTTATGGTGGAGCCGCGCTGAACCTGAGATCCTGAAGGGAAAACATCGAAGTTACACTCCCAGAATTTAAAGTTGACGATGTCAGTGGCAACATAAGAACCTGATGTTGAAAATGTGACTGCCGAAAAACTTGGACTTCCTGAGGTTACATTAAAACCCAAACCATATATAGGAACCTGTGTAGTTCCTGAACTAACAGTTGCCGCACTTATTTGCGTGCCGGTGCCGCCACCAACATTATCATGCGTGCTTTGCGTTTCAGTTTGAGAAAAAATAAAATCGGGGAAAAGAAAACTTCCGAAGACAAATGCAAATAAATAAGAAGTAGAAACTTTTTTCATCGGCAAAGTGATTAGCGGTATATATTTTTCACTTACCTAACCTCTTTTTTACGGACTTGCTCCGGAAAGGTTTCAACTAAAACTATTTTTTTCTTTTGATAATCATTTGCTTCCGGGGTAAATTGTTAAAACTCTCTCAGCAGGTAGGACTTAGTATAAACCTTTCCGTTATCAATGAGCGCGGCAGAGTCGGTTTCAGCAGGAATGTTATACTGCTGCATTATTTTTTTTCCCGCTTGTGATTGCAGCGCGGCAAAGCGGAACTTCTTTTCCGTATCATGCCTGATAATGAAATTCACCCACGCGTTGCAGTAGTTGCAAACGCCATCGAAAAGGAGAACGGGGGAGTTCATGCAGGCAGAATCATTCTTTCATCCGACCGAACGGAAAATTCACCCGGCAGAATCACTCTTTCATCCGACCGAACGGAAAATTCATCCGACCGAACCACTCTTTCATCCGGACGAACGGAAAATTCACCCGACCGAACAACTCTTTCATCCGACCGAACGGAAAATTCATCCGACCGAACAACTCTTTCATCCGACCGAACAACTCTTTCATCCGGACGAACGGAAAATTCACCCGACCGAACAACTCTTTCATCCGTCTTAATCACTCTTTCAATTTTTGCACTTTCCGCGACTTTTTGGCAGGGTTTGGCAGGGAAAGAATATTTTGTAAAAGAAAAAGAGGTGAACGGAGGAGCAGGTCAACCGTTCCGGAAAGCAGAAATTGAGCAGTTTTTAATGCCTCACCGCAATGGAGTAGGGGTCTCTTGCGATTTCTCTCTTTTGCGGAAGCAACTCAAGTGTGTGCAGATCTATAAAACTGACAAATCCAATTTTTCCTCCGCAAGTTGTTGTATGATGGGGCAAAGGTCCTGATAAATTTCTATTTGCAACATATACCAAACCAGTTCCATCATCAACTCCGATTCCATGCGGATCAGATATGTTGACTCCTTTAATATTTTTTATAAAGGAGAGGGTTTGATAATTAATTACAGTTACACTGCCATTGTAAGGATATTGAGTAGTAGGCGCATCTTTCATGCAAGTGACAAAAAGGTAAGGAGTAGAAGAATGGGTTGATAAGCTCATCTCAACAGGATAATCGCCCGTTGGAATAGTTGCTATCTGCACATCATCGCTTCTTCGCAAAACACGCACGCTCTTTGCACTGTCGCACGACACAAAATAGAGCGTGCTGTCTGGCGACCATATAATATCGTGCGGTTGAATAGGTTTTGGACCCACCGTAAATGGAGGATTGGGCTGGTCAATAGAAATATTGATTTCGCTTCCCGGATCGTTAATCGGTACTTTATAAATATAATTCGACTGGCTTGCCCCTATATAAAGAGTATCGCCCTTAGAATTTATTGCTGTGCCGTGCGGAGTGTCAAATATTCCCGACCATGAACCAAGCGGAGCCATGTTGGATAAATTCACCGGTGTTACTCTGCCATTGGCACTCCAATCCGTTACATAAGCATATTTGGAATCATTGGAAATAGCAAATGTGTTCCAAAGACCACTCGTAATAAATGCTTCTCCGACTTTAGAATCATCTGATGTTCTGAATTTCTGCAATACACCTCCTGCAGCAAAGCAAACATACCAGTATTTATTATCAGGTGAAAGTTTAAGCATGTGCGGTGCGGCATCAACAGCAGAACCTACCGGAATATACCGCATCTGCAAAAGCGTGGCGGCATCAAACACCGTTACCACATCGCAGCCCTGGTTGGTAACATAAAACTTTTTGCGGCTGGGATTATCGCTCCACATGATTTTTCCTTTGGCATCGGGCGCGCCTGCGTCAATCCACTGCATA
This genomic interval carries:
- the mutS gene encoding DNA mismatch repair protein MutS produces the protein MQQYASIKSKYPDAILLFRIGDFYETFGEDAIQTSSALGITLTKRRNGAASEVELAGFPHHALDTYLPKLVRAGHRVAICDQLEDPKFAKKIVKRGITELVTPGVSYNDKILDHKANNFLASVHFDNKNGGISFLDVSTGEFLVAQGTIDYIEKLLQNFKPSEILFQKNKKKQFAEFFGEKFYTYGLDDWVFTSEFSNETLLKHFATSSLKGFGIENFDFGIVAAGAALHYLAATQHDRVQHIQSISRIEEEHFVWLDKFTIRNLELFWSPNERAKTLIEVLDITISPMGSRMMKRWLSMPLKERQPIEERLNSVELFLKNSELAEAVSKQIHLIGDLERLISKVATGRISPREVVQLKRALFATDEIKKIIQQNKVLQSIAEQLNPCHTISERIERSLVPDPPHAVGKGKVIADGISAELYELRKIMSSGKNYLLEIQQRESERTKIGSLKVAFNNVFGYYLEVTNANKNKVPSDWIRKQTLSNCERYITEELKQYEEKILGAEEKILALETQLFNDLVLSLVDFIPPIQLNASLIARLDCLLSFAKLAQKNNYTRPHSNDSKIIDIKAGRHPVIETQLPVGEEYIANDIYLDNEHQQIIIITGPNMSGKSALLRQTALIVILAQMGSFVPAQHADIGIVDKIFTRVGASDNLSLGESTFMVEMNETASILNNLSERSLILLDEIGRGTSTYDGISIAWAIAEFLHHHPTHPKVLFATHYHELNEMEKTMPRIKNFHVAVKEVGNKVLFLRKLIPGGTEHSFGIHVAKMAGVPKRVVERANEILEKLEVRSEKSEVKTTNDKQQTTNDFQLSFFQLNDPVLEQIKDEILKTDINTLTPVEALMKLNEIKKLIGGK
- the msrB gene encoding peptide-methionine (R)-S-oxide reductase MsrB — translated: MSNEEKKPADPQHANNPYYSHSDTTPLNVSNAEWKKILSPDVYAVAREANTERAFTGKYWNYEGIGTYYCAVCGNPLFRSDSKFASGCGWPSFFESIRKNSTVYKKDSSFGMERTEVLCGRCNSHLGHIFDDGPPPTHNRYCMNSIVLDFLPDKK
- a CDS encoding glutathionylspermidine synthase family protein: MIREKLIPRPHWQQQVEELGFSFHTLNGIPYWDESACYKFTAEQIIFLEASSKEIYSLCLKAVRKILDENLFEHFHIPEEYIYLVKKSWEENFPSIYGRFDLWWNGNLREPPKLLEFNADTPTSLFEASIVQWQWQKELHPQKDQFNSIHEKLIAQWKRLKKKFHAQPLYFSCLDEFPEDYVTASYLQDCASEAGIETEFISLPEIGWNGNYFTDTFENRIYNLFKLYPWEWLVNEDFGIHLHESDTVWLEPMWKMLLSNKAILALLWKLFPRHPNLLECYFDEPHSMKNFVIKPLLSREGANIKIVENGNLLEETAGDYGEEGFIYQQLCKLPEHDGNFPVIGSWVIGGKPAGIGIREASSLVTNNTSRFLPHYFI
- a CDS encoding ammonium transporter, encoding MFDTGTTAFMLVAAALVMLMTPGLAFFYGGLAGKKNVVGIMYQSFVSLGITTVMWFICGYSLCFSGDALGGIIGNLDKAFMHNVNLNSPFPGNPKMPEFVFIAYQLMFAIITPALITGAFANRKTFRSYLVFLILWQLLVYYPFAHMIWGGGLLAKWGVLDFAGGIVVHVSAGFAALASVFYIKHRRDKHSANHNIPLIAIGTGLLWFGWYGFNAGSALDVNAITGQAFMNTHFAAAFAAVTWMMIEWFMVKKPKMVGFMTGAVAGLATITPAAGYVSLTAACAIGVAASLVCYMAVMLKNKMNWDDALDVWGVHGMGGMTGIILLGVFGSKFINATGADGLLHGGTEFFTHQLIAVFGCAVYAFVLTYLMLGAINLLTKVRVSESHEDAGLDESLHGEKAYAEGAF
- a CDS encoding four helix bundle protein, with the protein product MQTFEELEVWKTARDLRKDISQFTKSLPAEEKYSLCSQLKRASRSVTANIAEGFGRFHYQENIQFCRQSRGSLMEVLDHLICARDENYMDETMLSSFKTKILLCNKILNGYISYLKKAKQNEKKPALTD